The Tautonia plasticadhaerens nucleotide sequence GAGGGTCAGGTCCTGCTGCACGTCCACCCCGTCCCGGCCCACCCGGACGAGCTGGTCGACCATCGACGAGGAGCCCGGGGCCCGGGGGGAGACGTCCAGGGGGACGGCGTCGATCGGCGACTCGTGCCGCATCCAGAGCGCGACCCGCGCCGGGTCGAGCACCACCCGGAGCCAGGGGCCCGGCTCGGCGGCCGGGGAGGACTCGGTCGGGCTGCCCGCCGGGCCGTCCGGGTCGGCCGGGGCGACCTCCAGGTCGGGGGACGCCGCGACCGCCAGCCGGCCGCCGTCGAAGGCCGAGTCCAGGGGCAGGAACACGGGGACCGACCCCGCCCGATCCGGGTCCAGCCGGGCCCGGCCCGACAACTCGACCCGGATCGGGGTCGCCTGCCCTTCCCGGAGCGCCGAGGCCAGCGTCAGCTCGATCGTCGACGGGCCCGAGGGGCTCGCCCCCCCCGGCTCCCCGGCCGACCGGACGAGGTCCCAGGAGGCGACCGCCTCGGGGGGGCCGACGCGTTCGACCTCCAGCCCCTCGGGGACCCGGACCCGGGCCGTGAACACCTGGCCCCGGACCGCCCGATAGTCCAGCCAGGACTCGACCCGGGCCCCCCGCCCCCCGGGGTCGAGGACCACCAGCGACCGCTGCGAGGCGCGGACGATCGCCGGCACCGGCCCGACCCGCAGGCGGAGGCCGAACGGCTGGTCGGCGAACCGGAAGGCCGAGATGATCGTCGGCCGGGAGCGGGCGATCTCCTCCCGGAGGTCCCGGGGGTCGATCCGTCGCAGGTCGACCGACGGCTCGGCGATGACCCGGAGGCCGTCGGCCCGGCCGATCGACAGCGTGCCGCCCTGCTCGATCAGGCCGCCGAAGCGGTGCCCGCCGAAAGGGACGGCCGACCCGTCGGCCCCCTCCTCGGGGGGGGGGATCGGCCTCAACGTGGTGACGGAGACCCGGACCGAGTCCCCCTTGCGGAGGGTCCGGGGGAAGGGCAGCCGCCTCCCCCGGCCGTCGGCCAGGAGTTCGGGGGCGATCGATCGGCCTTCGACCTCGACGTCGAGCAGCTCGTCGCCCGGGTCGGCCAGCAGGTCGACCGAGGAGGCCTCCCCCCGGCGGACCTGGATCTCCCAGGTGGAGCGGGCCGTCAGGACGCCGTCCCCCACGTCGATCGCGATGTGGCCCCCGCCGGTCAGCAGCGGGGCCTGGGGGGCGGACTCGTCCCGGTGGGGCAGCCAGCGGACGTCCAGTTCGTCCCGGGAATCGAGCAACGCCTCGATCCGGGATCGCTTGCCCCCGTCGATCGGCTCGATCGGCAGCGGGGCGCCGTCGCCGAAGGTCGCCTCGTCCACCGGGCCGGGGAGGTCCAGCCGGAGGCTCGTCTCGGCCGCCCGGGGGATGGCGATCGTCAGGCCCCGGCGCTCGTCGATCGACCGGACGGGGGCGACCACGTCGACCCGGACGGTCCGCCGCTGCTCGTCGTCGTCCGAGTCGCCGCCGGGCAGGACGAGGAACCAGCCGTCGGGCGGCTCGGCCTCCCAGCCCAGCGGCTCGCCGTCGGTCACCGCCTCGCGCGGGTAGAGCCCGTCCAGGCCGATCGGCACCCGGTGCGGCCCCGTGCCCCGGGCGTAGAGGCCCAGCGTCATCGACACCCGCGCCAGACCCCCGTCCCGGGGGACCTCCCCCACCACCTCCACCGACGTGACCCCCGAGATGGCCGCCCGGACCACGTCGTCCAGCGCGACCCCGGGACGGACGACGATCACCGGGGACCCCGGCCCGGCCGTCCCCCGATCCCCGGCCGGGTCGCCGTCCTGGGCCGGGCTCGGGGCGGCAACCAGCAGCGACGCGAAGACGGCGCAAAGCCAGGATGTGCGAGGGGGTCGGGCCAAGCGGAGTGCTCCCGGTGCGTTCGGGACGTTCGGCCGACCTCGCGGCGATAGGAGCGAGGAGGGTCGAGGAGGGCCGTCGGGGATCGGCGGCCGTCGGGAGGCGCAGGGGTGCGACATCCCCGGAATTCTACCACCCCGCGGGTCGGACCGTCACGGGTGCGCCGCCCCCGCCGCCGAGGGGGGCCCGACACCCCGCCCGCAAGGCCAGGGATGACCGCCGGTTACGGCAGGATCGCTGGGAGACCTCGCGGGACCGCCCGGCCCTTGACTCCTCGATCGCCCTCGGGCGGCCCGGGTTGAGGCCGTCGGGCCGGCGTCGGAGGTCGTCGGCCATCGCCCCCGCCGAGGGAGACCGGCGTGCCGGCTCCTCGCGGAGGGCGTGCAGGCCATGATCCGGGTCCCAGGTGAGGCCGGGGGCGATGGGCCGGGTCAGGAGGCCGAGGCGGCGATCGCCTCCCGGGCGGCCTGCGCGGCCTCGTCGTGGACCGGGCCGTTGGAGGCGAGGATCTCGGGGCGGTAGAGGTCGTACTCGCCGCCGTCGAGGCCGGTGACGCGGCCCCCCGCCTCCCGCACGATCAGCACCCCGGCGGCCACGTCCCAGGGGTTGACGTGGGTGCCGAAGGTCACGTCGCAGCCCCCCGAGGCGAGCTGGGCGAGGTTCCAGGCGGTCGACCCCGAACGCCGGACCGAGTGGGTGCCGTCGGAGTACCGGCCCATCAGCGCGAGCTGCCGGGGGGCGTCCGGGCCGAATCGGGTGGGGAAGGCGGCGGAGATGAGGCAGTTCCGCAGCCTGTCGGCGGTGCTGACCCGGGCGGGCTGGCCGTCGACGGTCGCCCCGCCGCCGAGCCCGGCCGACCACATCGTTCCGGTCAAGGGGGCGTAGATCGCCCCGGCGACCAGCATCCCCCGATGCTCCAGGCCGATCGAGACGGTCCAGATCGGGTAGCGGTGGGCGAAGTTGACCGTGCCGTCGAGCGGGTCGACGATCCATCGCCAGGGGCGATCCGGGTCGGGCGTGACCCCCTCCTCCTCCGCGAGCAGGGTGTGCCCGGGGAAGGCTTCGGCCAGTCGGCCGGCGATCAGCCGCTGGCTAGCGAGGTCGGCCTCGGTGACCAGGTCGCTCGGCCCCTTCTCCCTCGCCTCGACCCGGCCGTAGTGGCCGAGCAGCAACTCGCCCGCCTCCCGGGCGATGCGCTCGGCGGCCTGCCTTAACTCGCGATAGTCTTCGGCCAAGGTCGAGGTCCTTCGGGGCTTGGGTGGAGCCGGCCCGACTCGGATCGGCCTGGGGCCGGGAGGCCGAGGGCCGAGGCACGGCGGGATCGAGGCTCACGAGGTCGAGCGTCGACGGGAGGGTCGGCGGGCCTGCCACACCGGGTGCCGACTCCGGAGCGGGCATCGGGTATCGGGTATCGGGCATCGGCCCGGCCGGCCCTCTCCTCCCGGATGGTCTGGGACGATCAGGCCCGCCGGCGACCGCCCCGGGTCGGCGGGCCTGATCTTCCCAGAACGGGGGATGACGCGCCCATCCCCCGCCATCGGGCATCGGGGAGGAGGGGCCCCGGATCAGGGTGAGAGGCGGCCGGAGCGGAGGAGGTCCTGCCAGGCCTTCAGGCCGGGGCCCTCGGGCTGGTCGGGGTCGTAGCCGAGTGCCTCTCGGCCGGTGAGGGCGCGGAGGGCCTCGATCGCCAGCTGCCGGACGCTCGGGTTGGGGGAGGAGAGGTCGGCGACGAGCCCGGCGACCCGATCGGGATCCGAGCGGTCGTCGGGCCCCAGGCCGACGAGCAGGAGGCCGAGTTCGTCGGCCTCCTCGGCCGGGTCGGTGAAGCGGCCGAGCAGGTCGAGGACTTCCTCGGCCGCCGCCGGCCCCCGGGAGATCCGGCGGCGGAGCACGTCGATCGCCGAGGATCGGAGCGAGGGGGCGTTGACCTGGTTGAGCAGCGGCATGACCTGCTCGAGGTTGGCCGGCTCGACCGTGCTCATCGCGCCGAGCGCGGCGACGGCGGCGGCCTGGATGTCGGGGTCGTCCCCCTGGAGCCCTTCGAGCAGGGCGAAGGTGATCGAGCCGGGGAATTGTTCGAACAGCGGGGCGAACGACTCTCCCAGCTGCTCCTCGGCCGGGCTCGGGCCGGGGTCGGCGACCCAGTCGGGGGTCACGGCGGCCTCGGCGTCCAGGGTGCCGGCCTTGGGGTCGAATCGGACCTCCACCGGGCCGTCGAAGGTCCGGGGCTCGCCGCCGAGGCCGCCGGGGGTCACGCGGAGCGTCCCCGAGGGGGCCCAGATGCCGAGCAGGGGTCGGCCGGCGGGCTCGCCGGGGGCCCGGTCCCCGATCCAGGAGAGGCCGACCGGCTGCCCGGTCGGCGGCTCGACGGCGAGCATCCTCCCCTCGAAGCCGACCCCGACGGTCGCGCCGGGCTCGTCGGCCCGGAAGACCACGTCGCCGTCGACCAGGTCGAATCGGGCGTCGAGGCCGGCCCGGGGCTCGGCGATCCTCAGGTCGGCCTGTCCGACCATCGTCACGTGGACGGCCCCGAAGCCCAGGGTCGACCGGAACGGGAACAGGTTGACGACCAGCTCCCCCACGACAAGGGGGTCGCCGGCCCCGTGCGGCTGCCAGTCCCAGGTCGCCCCCATGGGGGTCGCACCCAGGGCGACGCCGTCGACCTGCTCCAGGACCGCGGCGACGCCGTCGGGCAGCGGGGCGGCCGGATTCGGCCCGGGGGCGGGCCCGCCGTCGGGGTCCGGTCCGGCATCGGGATCGACGTCGGCGTCGGGCTCGGCGGGCCGCTCGTCGCGGATCGGAGGGGCGGGGACGAGCGGCGCGGCCTCTTCGGCTCCCTCGACCACTTCGCCGTCCTCGGCCCCGCCTTCCTCCGGGTCGAGGGGGACGCGACGATTGCCGGCGAGGTCGGTGTCGTACTGGCGGACCTGGACGTCGGCGGAGCGGAGGTTGAGCAGGCCGACCAGGGTCAGCGCCGCGATCAGGGCGACCGCCACCAGCGGCGGCCCGAGCCGCTCGAACGTCGAGGGACGGGGCGGGGAGGCCCCGGCCCAGGGCGGCTGGCCGTCCCCCGGGGCGTCGATCCCCGCCATCTCGTTGGTGCCCAGCAGGCCCCGATCCCCCGGCGGGGCGGCCCCCTTGTACGAGGTCCGCACCGCCTCTGGCCCCTTGAACAGGCGATACATACGATATCGAGACTCGGGGGGGACCTTCGCCTTGTTCTTGATCAGGCTGAGGATCTGGTGGCAACTGGCCACCTCGGCCAGGTGGACGTCCGAGGCCAGGCAGCGCTTCTCCAGTTCCGCGACCCGGTCGGCCTCCAGCTCGTTGTCGAGGTACGCGGCCACCAGGTTCGGGTCCACCCCCTCCGGCCCGGTGTTGGGGGGGACGGTCAGGCGTCGCCTCCGGGTGACCTTGCGGATCCGCTCGACGAGCTGCTGGGCATACGGCGTCTCGGAGACCTGCACGCCGATCTCCCGGACTTCTTCCGGCGGCAGCGTGTCGTCCAGCCAGGCGAGCAGGGTGCGGAGCGTCAGTCTCATCGGGGTGCTCGATTCGAAGGTGCGGTGCCGGCCGGGGACCGCGACCCGGCCCGATCGGCCGGCATCGGCGCGCCCCTCCCCATCGTTAGTGCCCCGGGAGCCGGAGATCCGTCGACCTCCCGGGGGAAATCACGAGAAATTCGGACGGGGGGGCCGGACCGGGCCCTCCGACCACCCGGGTCGTCACCTCCCCGGCCCGACGCCGGCCTCCCCGGCCTCAGGATCCCGGTTCGAGTCGGTAGACCCGGAACAGGGGATCCTCGGGGTTCGAGCCGTAGGAGGGCCGGAATAGCCCCGGGTGGGCGTCAGCCCAGCGCCGCTCGACGGGCCAGGGCTCTCCGGGATTGTGCCGGGCGACGACGAGCAGCTCGATCCGAGCCCGCCGCAGGTTGTCGAGCCAGGCGTCGAAGTCCTGCTCCTCCCGGTCCCAGCCGGGCATGTCGCCGGGCCAGTTCGGGCGACCAGCTCGTGCGGCCTCGCGGTGATAGTCGTGCATCAACCAGTCGGGGTGGGCGTTGACGTTCACGTAGCGCACCGTGTTCTTCATCCCCGGCCCGAGCAGGAAGTACGGGAGGTTCGTCCCGGTGTAGGCGATCCGGGCGCCGTCGGGGCCGGCGAGGCGATCGAGCGCCACCCAGCCCCGATAGTAGTCCCGGAACGCGGGGAAGAACCGCAGGGGTTCGGGCAAGGCCCACGGGTAGGTCACCAGCCCCGCCCCGACGAGCAGGGCCGCCCCGCCCCCCCCGACGGCCAGCCTCGGCCAGCCCCCTCCCGGCCGATCCGACGCCCGGCCGAGCGCCCGGGCGGCGAGCATCGACAGGGCGCCAATGAGCAACGGCCCGACCACCGCTAGGATCAGGGCGATCACCTCCGCCGTCCGGCCGGCGGCCCTCGACGCCGAGACCGAGGCCCACCAGGCCGAGCCGGGCGGCACCAGCCCGATCGGCCCGGCCATCGTGTTCGGGATCATCGGCGAGAAGTCCCAGGGGATCTCCCCCTCCTCCCCGGCCCCGGCCCAGGGCCAGGTCTGGGGGGTGAGCAGGTGCAGGCCCAGCAGGACGACCCCGACGACCCGGAGCGCCCGGGACCGATCGAGCAGCATCGCCACCGGGACCGCCGCCAGGCCGACGGCCGGGAAGAGGAACCGCTGCTGCGTCCGGTAGGGGATGATCCCCCAGTAGATCGCGGCGTTGAGCACCGCCAGGGCCGACATCCCCCAGACCCATCGCGCCCGACGCCGGTCCCGAGGGGCCGGCAACATCCAGGCTCCAAGCAGCGCCGACAACCAGATGGGCGCGAGCCGGGGATCGAGCACCTGGAGCAGGATGTCGACCCCCGCCCTCCAGTTGCTCGGGTCGATGTAGTAGCGGCTGCCCTTCATGACCTCGGGGGCGTACCAGCCGGTCAGGATGGTCCTGCCGAGGACCTCGACCTGTACCGGGTAGAGGGGGTTCCCGGTCAGGATCGCGTTGCGGGCGTACCAGTAGCCGGCCGTCGTCATCGGCAGGGCGGCCAGGATCGCCAGGTGGCCGAGCGTCCGTCGGGCCCCGCCGCCGCGGAGCAGGACCGCCAGGCCGACGGCCGCCAGCAGGGGGGGCACGAGCACCAGGCCCGTCGGCTTGCACCCCCAGCAGCACCCGGCGGCCAGGGCGCCGACGGCCAGGGTGCGGCCGTCGCCGTCTCCCATCGCGTACCGGAGGAAGAAGAAGGCGGCGGCGAGGTAGCCGGCCTGGAGGATGGTGTCGACGTTCGCCTCGAAGCCGAAGATCAGGAACGGCGAGGAGGTGACCATCCATCCCGCCGCGATCGTCGCCGCCG carries:
- a CDS encoding glycosyltransferase family 39 protein, producing MVLAEGMLWTVLLNAPLLVGGLWVARAGFGQPRGVARWLAAAVVAWAWATVGLELLGASGLMTRGPLLAWSLLGMAIAWGTRRFRPHPIGDDPEAFPSGDPSWHAEATVAVGLVLWASVLLGMRSLLLPVKVMSDGPIYHLWFAARWWEAGELHLVAAPFGDNVVTYFSAVGDLWLSWLMIGWGGDRLARVGQAPFHLMTWLAVYAMARQVGSGRSAATIAAGWMVTSSPFLIFGFEANVDTILQAGYLAAAFFFLRYAMGDGDGRTLAVGALAAGCCWGCKPTGLVLVPPLLAAVGLAVLLRGGGARRTLGHLAILAALPMTTAGYWYARNAILTGNPLYPVQVEVLGRTILTGWYAPEVMKGSRYYIDPSNWRAGVDILLQVLDPRLAPIWLSALLGAWMLPAPRDRRRARWVWGMSALAVLNAAIYWGIIPYRTQQRFLFPAVGLAAVPVAMLLDRSRALRVVGVVLLGLHLLTPQTWPWAGAGEEGEIPWDFSPMIPNTMAGPIGLVPPGSAWWASVSASRAAGRTAEVIALILAVVGPLLIGALSMLAARALGRASDRPGGGWPRLAVGGGGAALLVGAGLVTYPWALPEPLRFFPAFRDYYRGWVALDRLAGPDGARIAYTGTNLPYFLLGPGMKNTVRYVNVNAHPDWLMHDYHREAARAGRPNWPGDMPGWDREEQDFDAWLDNLRRARIELLVVARHNPGEPWPVERRWADAHPGLFRPSYGSNPEDPLFRVYRLEPGS
- a CDS encoding inositol monophosphatase family protein, with protein sequence MAEDYRELRQAAERIAREAGELLLGHYGRVEAREKGPSDLVTEADLASQRLIAGRLAEAFPGHTLLAEEEGVTPDPDRPWRWIVDPLDGTVNFAHRYPIWTVSIGLEHRGMLVAGAIYAPLTGTMWSAGLGGGATVDGQPARVSTADRLRNCLISAAFPTRFGPDAPRQLALMGRYSDGTHSVRRSGSTAWNLAQLASGGCDVTFGTHVNPWDVAAGVLIVREAGGRVTGLDGGEYDLYRPEILASNGPVHDEAAQAAREAIAASAS